In a single window of the Drosophila albomicans strain 15112-1751.03 chromosome 3, ASM965048v2, whole genome shotgun sequence genome:
- the LOC117571565 gene encoding nucleosome-remodeling factor subunit NURF301 isoform X3: MSGRGSRKRGRPPKTPNERSTSGRFNYQLLKKPKYLSEGKSQPSTPSASRCISPQSDECSRSSHNNRGSARGSGAKRGRGRKSNVHANTSTNSYSARKGYESEYHYGSDFGDSDDEKSDNEDDMLLTPSDDESLDAANESESEFSVCSFTQNGLGRPPRPPSPEPIWLQEGREFPALELPESSEDLFIGNAHVLRALSIYEVLRRFRHLVRLSPFRFEDFCAALVCEEQSALLTDVHIMLLKAILREEDVQGTHFGPLDQKDTVNISLYLIDAITWPEVLRSYVESDKEFDRDVYHILCSGEYPYSGVDNRLTVLQFLGDQFLTANCVRDVMVQEGPIHYDDHCRVCHRLGDLLCCETCPAVYHLECVDPPMNDVPTEDWQCGLCRSHKVSGVVDCVLPQEKQGVLIRHDNLGVDRHGRRYWFIARRIFVEDQLDGTCWYYSNLAKFELLLKRMDAKELESRLYVQLTDRQEEIERQMKLTESLTNEHKHNNKRTQIDLEQEATQELLEKEAAAAANDEEENDGESSPPAEVAKKVAEDNKMVTRQKTNQMNSGTLYFKLGMEQGFKNYVNQYATNPIALNKPQRNEERDKRRHLSHKFSLTTASDFKWIGITMGTCDNIITTLRQTLINFESNIAASFMNPNWLNNKKMWNSAVMNAKRATDFGAVMLLFQSSLKSVVFANVWHEQLGHMQLQRITSAEREERKKQEKREKRERDDEEERNRLAFNYIKYSLGLKHQVWKQKGEEYRVHGQWGWLWLSSSRRCGVRARRTRAQPLTHARVYVHYSMGEEETETAVNESVLVDPRTQRFMQQCESIHSEGQICHYLPENHTNIKVYEDVGERVAGHIDVSKALTAPGRHYYPKVARKCRLDDLLERRTKLAEVEQQIAFKSDVESDVKPLLITATAANNKQTYLEKRLMRLTESAGPGKNLATTVNFDLVNSLAKQIQTVRMQFSQLNRFAKTFRCYTKECNTNSNAVSQITQNTCYSPLCLQKARAKKELLLLLRKAHTAGNGSKETVAAILGAVKKPPSILEQKLTEGKKEAVQLTLEEVDEHNKTLESEAPLDLLHDWDQARQHAVAFSEQLLKDCLLVESEEKPAAEKVAVKQEDASMNPDTSTQDSDKMDYIESMDVCSNVEIESTEDSLAAAASAASSTANADDVDIFANTRRKRTQKPKKAYIGTKDVLDQTLDKDIPLNKQNRRFPITARPVKREDVTKYEREYFENGSERVYSSTSSRGRVYLLRDAAKLYEQSVKAEDKTKVVKNATYARYPLISNFLTHKQKRSLLVLPRYELLKLARLAGKAPSSGFHHAAKNNSIWQYQCSRPLFRTCWSYRTSNATTLSSIALQLRILWSCLRWDDMIAKSPSTDGKHQVTTENEIVTLELLKLRHAGRYGEKTSYLRRKVVIPLEMPKTIREVTSIRSGLRKRKRAESPQPTEPQISEEWVDEDKLELWEIKFIGEKQEKARLATVTRSVASRQLEATNGGAANSPSNGSPAGGRVLLAPKPNEEVKDKMEQQLKLQRAAHQQRKILNSSGEVTRSSTPVKGQVIGSRRVIVKNPDGTTRIIQQAVTQVPRTVTTAQTASSSSPAPSNAAQSNASTSSSSTSTPSATPHKVQIIRGPDGKVSVRGLNPGQQLVQMPDGKLHVLTTTQASNVATPVKGKLPIKTLATGGQTPQAVATTTAGSAANTPVMKQIALKHVAKTPATQTLATSQRVTLPLAQVRNKLLLAQQQQAQQQQQQQQQTTPTVQKLVSKVVTNASPSQQVFVQQGSKLLVTQGAQGQKVIISAASSAQQQQQQTQQSTATVQQQQIVHTQTIQQQQQHIQQQPAQQQQQQQQIVVNQQVGAQPTQKVIQQIVNTSNVQQQIVVGGQRIILSPGQTIVTQRNVPQSQALQMVQQQIQTQQQQQTTTQHVVQQPQQQQQQQFVVQTNQTVQAATPTTQTKVVKQIVVQQPQQQQQQQQVIEEKPQSSAAETAEATTQQVLVPNSTLAQQLAQGKLQVATINGQQVIVKPLGNNQAQIVAHIKHQGDGNAHIVTNNATPAVSQASPQASPVKLPTQQQQQQQQQTVVQQAPPQVVQQVQQVTQQPQQQQQQHIVQQVVQQAQPAAQQQQLSVEESLLQNQPPGTVIKCVTAQVLQTEHGPRIVLQGLVGNDFTAQQLQLVQTQVKQQLMKAQESNGKLGVLGPTKIYLAVQPETAAQSSQPPPLTPVHQSATHQQVAWNKYYN; encoded by the exons GCTACGAATCGGAATACCATTATGGGTCCGATTTCGGCGATTCGGACGACGAGAAGTCGGACAATGAAGACGATATGCTGCTGACGCCCAGCGACGACGAGAGTCTGGATGCTGCCAACGAGAGCGAGTCGGAATTTTCCGTCTGCAGTTTCACACAAAACGGCCTCGGACGGCCGCCACGTCCGCCCAGTCCAGAGCCCATTTGGCTGCAGGAGGGCAGAGAGTTCCCTGCGTTGGAGTTACCGGAATCATCGGAAGATCTATTCATTGGCAATGCGCATGTGTTGCGCGCTCTAAGTATTTATGAAGTATTGCGACGTTTTCGTCATCTGGTGCGTCTCTCACCGTTCCGCTTCGAGGACTTTTGTGCGGCTCTGGTGTGCGAGGAGCAGAGTGCTCTGCTCACCGACGTTCACATAATGCTGCTGAAGGCAATCTTACGCGAGGAGGATGTACAGGGCACCCATTTTGGCCCGCTTGATCAGAAGGATACGGTTAACATAAGTTTGTATCTGATCGATGCCATCACCTGGCCCGAAGTGTTGCGCAGCTATGTGGAAAGTGATAAGGAATTCGATCGTGACGTCTATCATATCCTCTGCTCCGGTGAATATCCGTATTCGGGTGTCGATAATCGTTTGACTGTGCTGCAATTTCTGGGCGATCAATTCCTCACTGCCAACTGCGTGCGTGACGTGATGGTCCAGGAGGGACCCATACACTATGACGATCATTGTCGTGTGTGTCATCGTCTCGGAGATTTGCTGTGCTGCGAAACATGCCCGGCTGTCTATCACTTGGAATGCGTCGATCCGCCCATGAACGATGTGCCCACCGAAGACTGGCAGTGTGGCTTGTGTCGCTCCCACAAGGTATCCGGTGTGGTGGACTGTGTGCTGCCGCAGGAGAAGCAAGGTGTGCTCATCCGTCACGATAATCTGGGTGTCGATCGTCATGGTCGTCGCTATTGGTTTATTGCGCGTCGCATCTTTGTCGAGGATCAGCTCGATGGCACCTGCTGGTATTACAGTAATCTGGCCAAGTTTGAGTTGCTGCTAAAGCGCATGGATGCCAAAGAGTTGGAGTCGCGACTGTATGTACAGCTAACCGATCGCCAGGAGGAGATTGAGCGTCAGATGAAGTTAACCGAATCGCTGACAAACgagcacaaacacaacaacaaacgcacCCAAATCGATCTCGAGCAAGAGGCTACACAAGAACTGCTCGAAAAGgaggcagcagcggcagctaaTGATGAGGAAGAAAATGACGGAGAATCTTCTCCTCCGGCTGAGGTAGCTAAAAAGGTCGCGGAGGACAATAAGATGGTGACACGTCAGAAGACGAATCAAATGAACAGCGGCACACTCTACTTCAAGCTGGGCATGGAGCAGGGCTTTAAGAACTATGTTAATCAATATGCCACCAATCCGATAGCACTGAACAAGCCTCAACGCAACGAGGAGCGCGACAAGCGTCGCCATTTGTCGCACAAATTCTCGCTAACGACTGCATCGGATTTCAAATGGATAGGCATCACGATGGGCACTTGTGACAACATTATTACAACGCTGCGCCAGACGCTCATCAATTTCGAATCGAATATTGCCGCCTCCTTTATGAATCCCAACTggttaaacaacaaaaagatgTGGAACAGCGCCGTAATGAATGCGAAACGAGCCACAGATTTCGGTGCCGTAATGCTGCTGTTTCAGTCGTCACTCAAAAGCGTTGTCTTCGCCAACGTGTGGCACGAGCAGCTGGGACACATGCAATTGCAACGCATCACGAGCGCAGAGCGTGAGGAGCGCAAGAAGCAAGAGAAACGCGAGAAGCGTGAACGCGACGATGAGGAGGAACGCAATCGCTTGGCCTTCAACTACATTAAATACTCGCTGGGCCTGAAGCATCAGGTGTGGAAGCAAAAGGGCGAGGAGTATCGTGTCCACGGCCAATGGGGCTGGCTCTGGTTGTCGAGCAGTCGCCGTTGCGGAGTTCGTGCCCGACGCACGCGCGCCCAACCGTTGACCCATGCTCGCGTCTATGTGCATTATTCGATGGGCGAAGAGGAGACGGAGACGGCTGTCAATGAGAGCGTGCTCGTTGATCCGCGCACACAGCGCTTTATGCAGCAATGTGAATCGATTCACAGCGAGGGACAGATTTGCCATTATCTGCCTGAGAACCATACCAACATCAAGGTCTATGAGGATGTGGGTGAGCGTGTGGCCGGACACATTGATGTGAGCAAAGCCCTGACAGCACCAGGACGACATTACTACCCGAAGGTGGCACGCAAATGTCGCCTGGATGATTTGCTAGAGCGTCGCACAAAATTGGCCGAGGTGGAGCAACAAATCGCCTTCAAATCGGATGTGGAAAGCGATGTCAAACCGCTGTTGATTACAGCGACCGCCgcgaacaacaaacaaacgtATTTGGAGAAGCGTTTGATGCGTCTCACCGAATCGGCGGGTCCCGGCAAGAATCTGGCCACCACTGTGAATTTCGATCTCGTCAATTCGCTGGCCAAGCAAATTCAAACAGTGCGCATGCAATTCAGTCAGCTGAATCGCTTTGCGAAGACCTTCCGCTGCTATACAAAGGAGTGCAATACTAACTCAAATGCCGTCTCACAAATCACGCAAAACACTTGCTATTCCCCGCTCTGTCTGCAGAAGGCGCGTGCCAAGAAGgagctgctgctactgctacgCAAGGCGCACACGGCAGGCAACGGCTCGAAGGAGACTGTTGCCGCCATTCTGGGTGCTGTGAAGAAACCACCGTCCATACTCGAGCAGAAGCTCACGGAGGGCAAGAAGGAAGCGGTGCAGCTGACGCTCGAGGAGGTCGATGAGCACAACAAAACGCTTGAGTCGGAGGCGCCGCTTGACTTGCTGCACGACTGGGATCAGGCGCGTCAGCATGCCGTTGCCTTTAGCGAGCAGCTGCTCAAGGATTGCCTGCTGGTCGAGTCGGAGGAGAAACCAGCCGCGGAGAAGGTGGCAGTTAAGCAAGAGGATGCCAGTATGAATCCCGATACGAGCACACAAGACTCGGACAAAATGGACTACATCGAGAGCATGGATGTGTGCAGCAATGTGGAGATCGAGAGCACCGAAGACTCGTTGGCCGCAGCAGCGAGCGCCGCCAGCTCCACAGCGAATGCCGATGATGTGGACATATTCGCAAACACACGACGCAAGCGCACACAGAAGCCGAAGAAGGCCTACATTGGCACCAAGGATGTGCTCGATCAGACGCTCGACAAGGACATACCGTTGAACAAGCAGAATCGTCGCTTCCCCATCACAGCGCGTCCCGTGAAGCGTGAGGATGTCACCAAGTACGAGCGCGAATACTTTGAGAATGGCAGCGAACGTGTTTACTCGTCCACCTCATCGCGAGGACGCGTCTATTTGCTGCGCGATGCGGCCAAGCTGTACGAGCAATCGGTCAAGGCAGAGGACAAGACAAAGGTGGTAAAGAATGCGACCTATGCACGCTATCCGCTCATCTCCAACTTCTTGACGCATAAGCAAAAACGCAGTCTCTTGGTCTTGCCACGTTACGAGCTGTTGAAATTGGCTCGTTTGGCGGGCAAAGCGCCCAGCAGTGGCTTCCATCATGCGGCGAAGAACAATAGCATTTGGCAGTATCAATGCTCGCGTCCATTGTTCCGCACCTGTTGGTCATATCGCACATCGAATGCCACCACATTGTCGAGCATTGCGCTGCAGTTGCGCATTTTGTGGTCGTGTCTGCGCTGGGATGACATGATTGCCAAGTCACCGTCCACCGATGGCAAGCATCAGGTGACCACCGAGAACGAGATTGTCACGTTGGAGTTGCTCAAGTTGCGTCACGCTGGTCGCTATGGCGAAAAGACGAGCTATCTGCGGCGCAAGGTCGTCATTCCACTGGAGATGCCAAAGACTATTCGAG AGGTCACATCGATACGTTCTGGCTTGCGTAAACGGAAGCGTGCCGAGTCGCCGCAGCCCACAGAGCCGCAGATTAGCGAGGAATGGGTGGACGAGGACAAGCTGGAGCTGTGGGAAATCAAGTTCATTGGCGAGAAGCAGGAGAAGGCACGCCTCGCAACCGTCACGCGTTCGGTGGCCTCGCGACAACTCGAGGCAACCAATGGCGGTGCTGCGAATAGCCCCAGCAATGGCAGCCCGGCTGGTGGACGTGTGCTGTTGGCACCAAAGCCCAACGAGGAGGTCAAAGACAAAATGGAGCAGCAGCTCAAGTTGCAACGTGCCGCGCATCAGCAGCGCAAGATACTCAACTCTAGCGGCGAAGTGACGCGCTCATCAACGCCAg TTAAGGGACAAGTGATTGGCAGCCGACGTGTGATAGTCAAGAATCCAGATGGCACCACGCGCATCATTCAGCAGGCTGTGACGCAAGTGCCGCGCACAGTGACGACAGCCCAAACGGCATCCTCTTCGAGTCCAGCGCCCTCCAATGCAGCACAATCGAATGCCAGCACATCATCGTCCAGCACATCGACGCCGTCGGCAACGCCGCATAAAGTACAAATCATACGTGGCCCAGATGGCAAAGTCAGTGTGCGTGGTCTCAATCCCGGCCAGCAGCTGGTGCAGATGCCCGATGGCAAGCTGCATGTGCTGACAACGACACAAGCATCGAATGTCGCCACGCCAG TGAAAGGGAAATTGCCAATTAAAACGCTGGCAACTGGAGGACAAACCCCACAggcggtggcaacaacaactgctggcTCAGCTGCTAACACGCCGGTGATGaaacaaattgcattgaaGCATGTTGCCAAAACGCCGGCGACCCAAACGTTGGCAACATCACAGCGCGTCACATTGCCCCTGGCGCAGGTGAGAAATAAATTGCTCTtggcgcaacagcaacaagcacagcaacaacaacaacaacagcagcaaacgacGCCAACAGTGCAGAAATTAGTGTCGAAAGTGGTGACAAATGCGTCGCCATCTCAGCAAGTGTTTGTGCAGCAGGGCTCCAAATTGCTGGTGACACAAGGAGCGCAGGGTCAAAAGGTAATCATATCTGCAGCCTCGagtgcacagcagcaacaacaacagacacagCAGAGCACTGCCACagtccagcagcaacaaattgtgcacacacagacaatacaacagcagcaacagcacatacagcagcagccagcccaacagcagcagcagcaacaacagattGTGGTCAATCAACAGGTGGGCGCACAGCCCACACAGAAGGTGATACAGCAGATTGTCAACACCAGCAATGTGCAGCAACAGATTGTGGTGGGCGGTCAACGCATCATTTTGAGTCCGGGCCAAACGATTGTCACGCAACGCAATGTGCCGCAAAGTCAAGCATTGCAGATGGTGCAGCAGCAGATACaaacgcaacagcagcagcaaacaaccaCCCAGCACGTTGTGCAGCAgcctcaacagcagcagcaacagcaatttgtGGTCCAAACCAATCAGACTGTGCAAGCGGCGACGCCCACAACCCAGACCAAGGTGGTCAAGCAGATTGTggtgcagcagccacaacagcaacaacaacagcagcaagttaTTGAGGAGAAACCACAAAGCAGCGCAGCCGAAACAGCTGAGGCAACCACACAGCAAGTGTTGGTGCCAAACTCGACGCTGGCACAGCAATTGGCGCAGGGTAAACTGCAGGTGGCAACGATCAATGGCCAGCAAGTGATTGTCAAACCTTTGGGCAACAATCAGGCGCAAATTGTGGCACACATCAAGCATCAGGGCGATGGAAATGCGCACATTGTGACGAACAATGCAACGCCGGCCGTATCACAAGCGAGTCCCCAAGCTTCGCCCGTCAAACTGCcgacacaacagcaacagcagcagcagcagcaaactgtgGTGCAGCAAGCGCCACCGCAAGTGGTGCAGCAAGTGCAGCAGGTGacacagcagccgcagcaacagcagcagcagcacattgTGCAACAGGTGGTGCAGCAAGCGCAGCCAgctgcacaacaacagcagttgaGTGTGGAGGAAAGTCTGCTGCAGAATCAACCGCCTGGCACAGTGATCAAATGCGTAACCGCCCAAGTGCTGCAAACGGAGCACGGACCACGCATTGTGCTGCAAGGTCTGGTGGGCAATGACTTCACAgcacaacagctgcagctggtgcAGACGCAAGTCAAGCAGCAGTTAATGAAAG CGCAAGAATCAAATGGCAAGCTCGGTGTTTTAGGGCCAACAAAAATTTATCTTGCTGTGCAGCCGGAAACTGCGGCACAATCATCGCAGCCGCCTCCGTTGACACCTGTGCATCAATCGGCGACACATCAACAA gttGCCTGGAATAAATACTACAACTGA